The sequence attgcccgTCTTTTATCCGTTGATATGAAATCCATAAGAAAACTTCAAAATGAAAGAATTCCTCTCTCCGCTTTCATCATAATACAACAGACCGCTTCAACCTTTGCCgtattattgtaaaaatatcaCCACAACGTTCCGTTGCAGGGCATTGGCCACTTCTGCATGCCAGAGGTTTATTGGTCACCTCGTAGTATAAAATGCTACATCTTATTTTCAAAAAGCCTTCGCCTTTGACATTCACTTCTCGATCTCTGATTCTGTTAGATTAAGCCGCCCTTGCGCCAGCCAGCACGGGCTCATTCTTCGAAACGAGCGCCCTAGGAGTCTCAGAGACATGAGAGACTGAGGGCGTTAAGACTGCGACTTGTAAGTCGACGCTGGATCTGAAAACagcggctgctgctgctgatgcttgCTATTCCGCTGCGGGTGAGGCGCGTGGGCCTGCGGGGGAAGCCGCGGAAAGCCCCCCGCCGTCGTGGGCAGCGGGGTATCTGTGGGCAAGGCAGTGGCAGCGTCGTAAGCGGCAGTCGCGGGCGGCGGCAGGTGGGGCAGGTGTGCCCCTGGCTGGTTGAGATACGTGACGATTCTCTTGAGCTCCTCGATGGCGTTGGACTGCATCAGGATGAAGTTCTTCGCCAGGAGGAGCGTAGCGATTTTGGAGAGTTTCCTGACGGAGGGAGAATGAGCGTAGGGGATGACTGCCCGCAGTTCGTCCAGCGCGTCGTTCAGGTCGTGCATCCGTCGTCGCTCACGTGCGTTAATAGAAAGTCTCACGTGTTTCTGCTGACGGACTTTTTTACCGTTCCCGCCCAAGGCGCCCTGCGGACCGACGGCGGCCGAGCGcgcgccgccgccgccgccgtccTCGTCACTGCAGGAGCCGCCCGTCGTGCCGTCGTCGCGGGCGTCTCGCTCTTCCTTGACGGAGGACGGCGTTatccgacctcctcctcctcctcctcctcctcctactgctGGGTCCTGATTTTCAATGTTACCTGTCATGTTGTGGTCCATGCTGGCGGCCATACTGTGGTCGAGGGACGGTAGGACCGCCATGTCCCGTGGGATCCCTGGGTCGTCTCGCCCTCCGACAGTCATGTCCCGGGACATCATCTGTCCCCGGTTCAGCCCCAAAAGGTCGCTCCGCAAAATGTGCATGGACTCTCGGGCGGCGACGTGATCTTCCCTGGAAggctggtggtggtggaggtggttGTGGGCGTCTCGCGGGTAGTAAGGCGAGGGCGTGTGGGCGTTCTCGTGGTCGAGGCGTCTGCTTGGTGCCAGGTGAGAGGCCGCCGCCCTCATCTCACCTCCGCCGCCCATGAGATGCTGGACGCCCAACATCGCCGGGTAAGGGAAGGCGCTCATCATATCTGCGGTGAAAGACAAAACAGACCTTCAGTCCAGGTTGGTATTGCCGCCTGACTACAGAAAATGTCGATTACTGTTCATCAACCTCTGTCAATTAGTCTATTACAGCTAATCTAACTGTACCCGAAGCCACTCTGATATCACCGTGAAAATGAACAGCCAGTAAATCCTGTAAGCTTAGTTAAGTAAGTCCCATCTAAGAAAGTTTCTATTAATGGAATTCATACAGGAAATTGCACAGGTGTGAAAATGggtataaatgataaatatttgtaACACCATACACAAAGGTTTCCTCTTAGCTGCAAGGGAACTTCGAAAACGTGAAGTTAAAGgtacttgaataataataataataataataataataataataataataataataataataataataataataataatgttacgaTGTATTTCTGATTCCGTCCTATTTGACTCAAAGAAAGAAGTGTACAGAATTAGACTAAATATCAGATACATTATTTACGCTATAGACTTTCAATCTGTGATCCGCCAAGGACAACAATGATGGAATAGCACCTACGACACAGGCAgtatatagaaattttaaatttggataataaagataaattcGTAATATTTGTGTACGACTGCGTATACTGGgtaatccagaaaaaaaaaagttacggtgaaaagggttgcagctaggcacTAGTAATCAGCCTTCTTCTGTGTTGTGAATAATAAAGTAGAATGCCAATGCTTTTGGTGCTATCGATAGCGGTatgatttcttcattttcttggtcACTGCGATTAGTATCAACAGAGCAATCCATAGATCACCGTCTCTTGAGTTCCCgccatattttttcaaattagGACCTTGAGTCACCACCTGCTGAATGAAAGTTACTAGTCTGCAATATGGCTATGCCAACGCCGTATACTTTCCTCAAGTCAACGGGTTGCTTTTAGTTCGTCCTGTGGGTGTCACAACAGCCACATAATTATCCAAAAGAGAGCTTTTTCAGATTTCCCTAAGAACAAAGAACGGTAGGTTATTATTTGTGTAAGTGCAAACCTCTgtattgcttgtttgtatggtgttttaacgttacatggaaccattggttattcagcaacgggaccaatcaactgctttacgtgacttccgaactacgtcgagagtgatgaacttctatcaccataaatacacaccTCTGAccgctcagtggaatgccagagaatcgaactcgcggccaccgaggaggtggcaggccaagaccataccaaccacaccactgaggcgctgcaaaCCTCTGTAGATAGACCTATACATGGAAGTAACGTGCCGCTGATCATCCGTGAATGCCATCGAATCGAAATTGGCACCCTGAGCAGTTACGTGCAAACGTGTATTTAGCAAAATTTATGGTTATTGGATAAAGGGATTTGTCTCTGTTTAGTACTAATTTACTGAAGATGGAATTAGCTTGCGAGTGTACAGATTTTAATTCGATAGCGTGATACTACAATGTTCTGTCTGCAGACAGTGTATCAGTCTTTCGGGAAAGTGCAGAGTGTGGTCTGGCCAGTGGCCACTGACTCCACGGACGTGGTGACAGAGAACAATGGGTATTGTCTTTTAAAGCTTGTAGGCAGGACATCAGCATTTGGTTCATTTATGTGACCAATTTCGCTTATTCTTAGAAAGAATTGATAAGGTTCTCGTAACCAGAATAGCTAGTCTAATACGTTCCTCGGGGCTACTGGCAGAACTGGTGAATTTATATCAGCATCGTATTTCCTTTGCTATAGCGCGGAAACTTCTACGTAGCTAATTCTCAGTATTTAATGTCTATTGTCATTCTTTATTTACGATGcagaattcattattattttaatgcatCAGTAATATAGTCTAGGTGATACGTAGTTCATGAGCTCGTACACCGTTTTAGTACGTGAAACTGACCCGACAGCCTATGTGCTATAACTGATAAGCACTTCCAGAGATTATGTCATCatgtactgtacatatatatatcgtcaatAAATAATGTTTAAGCATACATATCTTATTTTAATACAAGTtctaaatgatttaataaaaaaaggggtAATTTCTTAAAAATTCATTTCCAAAGAAATGTAAGTTCAAAAAGACGCAGTCTGATATTGCAGAGCTTTAATATATGCACCAGCAacataaattcatttaaaaaaggtCACAGAAGATGCCCTGCGAAATGGCCGAAGATAttgatctatttttggtggctttgattatatcATAGGCTGTAGCGGCTGTAGTAAAGAAAACTCTTGTATTTGCTGTATTCACGATTCAAGTTTGATCGCGAAAACACGAGGAATAAACACGGCAGCAGACAGACACACTAATAAATGAAAGACAGTGCTTAGGTATGAGAGATGTCAAAAGCGACCTTAAGACTTTCACGAGAATGCCTCCTGAAAGTCTCAACACCGCTAGCTGACAACAATTTAATTCTTAAATATTCCAATAAAATGACCAACGAAGTCTGCCTAATTATCTGTAATATGGGCTCAACTCTTTAGCAAATATTCGAACGAAATGATCAGCGAAATCTGCCAAATACTATTATTTATAACGTGGGCTCAACTTCTCTTAAAaggagagacaaaaaaaagaaaaaaaaaacgtaccatTCCGCACCCCATCCCCTGTGAAACTCGAGATGAAAACAGAAGCTGGGAAGATTCCAAAGCCTGACAGTAGAGGGCGAAAAGAAGCGGTCACTGAGCTGAACAATCTGACGGTAGTTGATTCTAACAGAGAAAACGCTGGACTCATCAGCCTTGTGAAGGCAGTCACGCCAACTCTTGGCTAGATCATGCGTTTTCTTATGGCTTTCTGATAAGAATAAACCACAAAGAACAATACTGCGtattaccagtagattctatattaaTAATGCAATTAAGATAATAGACTTCATTCCACATGCATGATTAAGCCGTGCAGTGTTCAATCACAGtggtttttaatgaaaatatagattGAATACCGGCCAAAGAGCGCGAAGGCTGGCGAAGGTCCTGGGGAAACACGAACCATCTAATCGTCTATAACTGTCAACGAGTTAATACACCCAAGACGATCCCAGTTCCTGATAGGTCAGGGCTGAGAGTTACCGGCCAGATATTGCAAAATACCAAGCGTTACTGACACTTGCAACAACCTAGTAAATAATCTTGTGTGGCggcatttattgtcatgataaAGCCCAGGAAATGAATGATGAGAAAATATCTGCACTGATTATGGTTCCAGTGTAACAAAAACAGACGTCGGTGATCCTTGATATCGTAAGTGGAGCTACTGCCTTTTGAAGTTCTGTGATAATCAAGTGCAGATGGATGCAATTGCATAGCTCTTTACGGTACTATAGCTTGATCAATAATATATACtgcaattcacttttttttttttttttttttttttttttttttttttttttttttgcagagctCAACACGGCGATGCTCTTTTTAGCTTGTCTTGTGAGAACGCGTTCCCAATTTAGACAGcgataattataaaattaaaggttatcagtaaagatttttttttctctgtgaaacAACGATAATCTACGAACACATTTAGTCTTACCGTCGTCCATTCCGGGATTCTATTTTCCACATTAGCCCCTAAAAATAAGAGTGCCCAAAAGAGACATCTGGATGACGCATAACGCTTCTAAGGTGAGACGTGTAACATTGGCACTTTCTTATTCTGCCATCGCTTTTGACGGCATAAATACGCCAGCAATACAATCAATAAATTTTTAACCTTAGTATCCATCCACACGCCATGTAATGAAAGAAcgacaggaaaaaaaatgttctttttattatttaaataatgaattaaacggCATCGGATATCGCCGTGTCAAGGACCACCGAAAAAAAATCTCCAGTCGTAGAGGATTCAGAAAACCTTCGCCCCAAATCAATCCCAGCAGAAATTCCCGGGCACCGTCGTACCCACTGATCATGAGTTGTCTGCCATGCAGGGAAACCTTCGCCAAAAACTTCCGTCGTCTAACTGTACGATTAAGCTTTCCTAAGCTTATTTTTTTACGTTCTTGTAATTACCTCGTAAATTCATTTATCTGCTTGTTGAATTATTTACATATAGCCTCATTCAATCCTCTGTCTTAGTGCCCCGTATTATTCCTTcaacaataatgacaataataactaAAGATCAATCAACTTgattattgactttttttttcttatctttgagaatatttatatataaacagatgtaaatcaattcttctgttaaaacaggatacgtctcaagtatgaaaggcccattgaaaaaactgttttaaaactaaggactatatttcggtgaacttGCTTCCACCCTtgatagtccttagttttaaaacagtgttttaatgggccttttataagtGAGATATAAACAGATATAAAATAGTATCAAATTCAACAacgttcttctctc is a genomic window of Macrobrachium nipponense isolate FS-2020 chromosome 31, ASM1510439v2, whole genome shotgun sequence containing:
- the LOC135206554 gene encoding class E basic helix-loop-helix protein 23-like; the protein is MMSAFPYPAMLGVQHLMGGGGEMRAAASHLAPSRRLDHENAHTPSPYYPRDAHNHLHHHQPSREDHVAARESMHILRSDLLGLNRGQMMSRDMTVGGRDDPGIPRDMAVLPSLDHSMAASMDHNMTGNIENQDPAVGGGGGGGGGRITPSSVKEERDARDDGTTGGSCSDEDGGGGGARSAAVGPQGALGGNGKKVRQQKHVRLSINARERRRMHDLNDALDELRAVIPYAHSPSVRKLSKIATLLLAKNFILMQSNAIEELKRIVTYLNQPGAHLPHLPPPATAAYDAATALPTDTPLPTTAGGFPRLPPQAHAPHPQRNSKHQQQQPLFSDPASTYKSQS